A window of Ranitomeya variabilis isolate aRanVar5 chromosome 2, aRanVar5.hap1, whole genome shotgun sequence contains these coding sequences:
- the LOC143806640 gene encoding uncharacterized protein LOC143806640, with amino-acid sequence MKKDIEALIAQERADIISKYERGRQTGAEIDPWEDADFALYKVTDRFGFLHEHELPSRTAAEEKQKLQEIERVDKWLKMLKKWTKYRNSEKMFRRVYKGIPLQVRGQVWSLLLDVEAMKSENGGKYEKMKDLAKMYSTEIKQIDLDVNRTFRNHIMFRERYGVKQTALFDVLSAYSVYNTEVSYCQGMSQIAAVLLMYLNEEDAFWALAQLLTNQRHAMHGFFIPGFPKLQRFQSHHEQILSKLFPKLKKHMDKEDMSTGIYTTKWFLQCFLDRTPFTLTLRLWDIYILEGERVLPAMAYTILKLHKKRLLKMSMEDLREFLQEKIARSLSYDDDIVVEQLQTSMAELRKMKLELPPPGKAEEFPKKTLGQDIPVHLLPVKTTVECNMMDRTDDGGTSQSSKPSADVNENNSNTGDKSKNIVSTPQHNGASRPENEATKPVESQPVTADCHKMVEQQKLESDVAKIAKNKNYAKQKDSTGRESQPDCVLENKECNKVASEPSIIGDKAAQDSPSTMKPENFNVPDANSHVVDCNNDCTEKAKIRNVTSEDQRQQHLPYEGKGDVTLLSDSETSPFQPCSVEVTQSQSDDPPSSDTLPITQGSECDLSTPEDESTVPTGQLTSLLPPELDIRRCSSQYDNMSDFDQEWPPCPTHSSLGELETDTWQSSICNALDLSTEEPTDLAKFPQFSPSVSCQQGPSGSVPTLLATQPDQQENRSSLTKSSPALTHTFSAYQVVTTVTAIQVSHASKQGFQDVKRIAHPLSHSLKHALTCGIQTREEQSPIPPNQYINGPISQSTNLPTSPQTSNLKQSERPLILKALSDNNFYSSDQTVSQMSKSITF; translated from the exons CAAAAACTGCAGGAAATCGAGCGCGTGGACAAGTGGCTGAAGATGTTAAAGAAGTGGACAAAGTACAGGAACAGCGAGAAG atGTTTCGCAGGGTTTATAAAGGAATCCCTCTGCAAGTCAGGGGTCAGGTGTGGTCGCTGCTTTTAGATGTTGAGGCGATGAAGTCCGAGAATGGCGGTAAATACGAG AAAATGAAAGATCTGGCCAAGATGTATTCAACGGAAATCAAGCAGATTGACTTGGACGTGAACCGGACGTTCCGCAATCACATTATGTTCAGGGAGCGATACGGTGTCAA GCAGACGGCCTTGTTCGATGTATTATCGGCCTATTCTGTCTACAATACG GAAGTTAGCTATTGTCAAGGGATGAGTCAAATTGCAGCTGTGCTGCTCATGTATCTGAACGAGGAGGACGCCTTCTGGGCCCTGGCTCAGCTCTTAACCAACCAAAGGCACGCCATGCATG GGTTCTTCATCCCCGGCTTCCCCAAACTTCAAAGATTTCAAAGTCATCATGAGCAAATTCTCAGCAAGTTGTTCCCCAAGTTAAAAAAACACATG GATAAAGAAGACATGTCCACTGGGATTTACACAACAAAGTGGTTTCTGCAATGCTTCTTAGATCGG ACACCTTTTACTCTCACCTTGAGACTATGGGACATCTATATCTTGGAGGGCGAGCGCGTGCTTCCTGCCATGGCGTACACTATACTGAAACTGCACAAAA AGCGTCTGCTGAAGATGTCCATGGAGGATCTACGGGAGTTTCTGCAGGAAAAGATTGCACGGTCTCTGAGCTATGATGATGATATTGTGGTAGAGCAGCTGCAGACATCTATGGCCGAACTGAGGAAGATGAAACTAGAGCTGCCGCCGCCGG GAAAGGCTGAAGAATTTCCCAAGAAGACCTTGGGTCAGGATATCCCTGTTCATCTGCTTCCTGTTAAAACAACTGTAGAGTGTAATATGATGGACAGAACGGACGACGGCGGCACGTCACAAAGCTCGAAGCCTTCTGCAGATGTCAATGAGAACAACTCAAACACTGGTGATAAAAGCAAGAATATAGTGTCCACTCCACAACACAATGGTGCATCTAGACCCGAGAATGAGGCCACTAAACCTGTCGAATCTCAACCAGTAACAGCCGATTGCCACAAGATGGTGGAGCAGCAAAAACTCGAGTCAGATGTAGCAAAAATAGCCAAAAACAAAAATTATGCCAAACAGAAGGACAGCACGGGTCGTGAAAGTCAACCGGACTGTGTGCTTGAGAATAAGGAGTGCAATAAAGTAGCTTCTGAACCAAGTATTATAGGTGACAAGGCAGCGCAAGATTCCCCGTCTACTATGAAACCTGAAAACTTTAATGTACCAGATGCCAATTCCCACGTTGTGGACTGTAATAATGATTGTACTGAAAAGGCAAAAATTAGGAATGTAACGAGCGAGGACCAACGGCAGCAGCATTTGCCATATGAAGGAAAAGGAGATGTTACTCTGCTTTCAGATTCAGAAACAAGTCCTTTCCAACCATGTTCTGTGGAGGTAACACAGTCACAAAGTGATGACCCTCCTTCTTCTGATACTTTGCCCATCACGCAAGGAAGCGAATGTGACCTTTCTACTCCCGAAGACGAGAGCACTGTTCCGACCGGACAACTGACCTCTCTTCTGCCGCCAGAATTGGACATTAGAAGATGTTCTTCCCAGTATGATAATATGTCAGATTTCGATCAAGAATGGCCACCGTGCCCTACACACTCATCCTTGGGTGAACTGGAAACGGACACATGGCAGTCGAGCATATGTAATGCTCTTGACTTGTCAACAGAGGAGCCAACTGATTTGGCCAAGTTCCCGCAATTCTCCCCTTCCGTGTCTTGCCAACAAGGACCCTCGGGCAGTGTTCCTACGTTACTTGCTACCCAACCTGACCAGCAAGAAAATAGGAGTTCTCTTACCAAGTCATCGCCAGCATTAACTCATACCTTTAGCGCCTACCAAGTCGTTACAACCGTTACGGCCATCCAGGTGTCTCATGCTAGTAAGCAAGGCTTCCAGGATGTGAAGCGCATAGCACATCCCTTGTCCCATAGCCTCAAACATGCGCTTACATGTGGTATCCAGACACGGGAAGAACAAAGTCCTATACCACCAAACCAATATATAAACGGCCCCATAAGTCAAAGCACAAATCTCCCAACTTCTCCCCAAACATCCAATCTAAAGCAATCCGAAAGACCCCTTATCCTCAAAGCCCTTTCCGATAACAATTTCTATTCATCCGATCAAACTGTGTCGCAGATGTCCAAATCCATCACATTCTGA